From the Daphnia magna isolate NIES linkage group LG3, ASM2063170v1.1, whole genome shotgun sequence genome, one window contains:
- the LOC116935805 gene encoding LOW QUALITY PROTEIN: endoribonuclease Dcr-1 (The sequence of the model RefSeq protein was modified relative to this genomic sequence to represent the inferred CDS: inserted 1 base in 1 codon), which produces CPVPFCSNFHLEPSLEVCFFVPYVNVPIEYYGEQDYLKEIPDPCLEPVDLLEEYIQIIQNFGPWGADRAALVYLIHLEKLKTKAVYERHYLLLCLVFTVLLEIRSLCEEEFQGYSEYERIEKFSHPKVLRLLDILRIHMTVYRPPITSKLPGNNDPTEQTDSTVLVHADDLADQVQKLSTETLPTVELPENGPSFVRRPTTQSGHVSRRRRPDFPARHHRIREDAYQLCGMIFTERRTTAKLLYHLLKDASRCDPQLAYLSPLYTVDRVEGMTVKEIESEDRKQEDVMKRFRSRDCNILVATSVLEDGIDIPACHLVIRYDLPQTYRAYVHSKARARAKKSHYILMVEKERMDEFLVNLSHFHATEQILLSKSGYHNSLAEFVNHSEDMLNNIEKPYTPGDASKSYASLQNAISIINRYCAKLPSDCFTRLIPVWKIRTIMREYVDPSVWDKWSELFQKSDAAGKMRMDVAYVCSLQLPINSPLRQTVSGLPMPSKVIAKRSAALEACRLLHQLKELDDNFYPTGKENLRLEEEEDYNADLEDEIVPDNLPRPGTTKRRQYYYKQVAEPFIDGIARPNQPCYLYAITMVLSEPIPEEQNTRGRKIYKPETSLQSLGILNSKPLSQICPFPIFTRSGEVEVQIVKIADEVYVTEEQLKQITDFQRYIFRNVLSLEKDPMLLDVFHADCSYLIVPLKRNSLAENAPLNLDFAFIDLISSVRDAKPQLVADEERTGYVFDPRLFADAVVMKWYRDQEHPQCFYVAEIFYELNPQSKFPDNNYPTFEKYYRHKYGIQIQNLKQPLLDVDHTSARLNFLTPRYVNRKGVMLPTSSEHXKKTQRESLQQKQILVPELCSIHPFSASLWRQAVCLPCILYRLNGLLLAEQLRCKVAMEISLGKSQLDPDFRWPALRFDWKCKSSDPILPPVQKAVSAKNVEEINQPKDETEVNNVPKSPSKPQKRENKEAKKSTGASLLDIGVWNPDTIDGNNQNDGSYNSDQSMNDSDTDDGSEEEENACKVKEFGPKFVCRGDTAEAIEEPINLKAKKFKSPEEEELEEGQMDDEEPYEQVEDLLSIKNRWNVDLTNSDLERRCEDLLKLHKAVIVDESEEPVLAAVEMSVPGLDFPFSFDEQQGLESHPGPSPSVILQAFTMSSANDGINLERLETIGDSFLKYSITTYLYCKYSSIHEGELSHLRSRQVSNLHLYQLGKKKLFGGCMVATKFNPHENWLPPGYVIPDALEEALISSGIPLNYWNVVDLQGMEYMSSEQVKALVQEKSEQIMLRFGGKIPSVEEMVVEGNIYHAQDLPRFVPYNLLTQHSIPDKSIADCVEALIGAYLRACGPRGALLFMSWLGLKVLPVLDEDAYGYWTPPVSPLVDQPLHVHVMLDHMLAGFDSFEEKICYKFNDRSYLLQAFSHASYYLNRLTDCYQRLEFLGDAVLDYLITRYLYENLPRHPPGALTDLRSALVNNTTFAVLAERFEFHRYFKHLSPTLNQILDKFIKAQEENGHSINEEYYMIEAEDVEVPKVLGDVFESVAGAIYLDSHMSLNAVWRVYYNMMKKEIDEFSINVPKSPIRELLELETDRVKFGKAERLPDGRLRVTVDVIGKGTFKGIGRNYRIAKCTAAKYALRTLEKRKMLTKRGEQ; this is translated from the exons TGTCCTGTTCCGTTCTGCTCTAATTTCCATCTAGAACCTTCACTTGAAGTTTGCTTTTTTGTTCCTTATGTAAATGTGCCCATAGAGTATTATGGAGAGCAAGACTACCTTAAAGAAATTCCCGATCCCTGCCTTGAACCTGTTGATCTACTTGAAGAGTATATCCAAATCATTCAAAATTTTG GTCCTTGGGGAGCAGACCGTGCTGCTCTGGTTTACCTCATTCATTTAGAGAAATTGAAAACCAAAGCAGTTTATGAAAGACACTATCTTCTTTTGTGCTTAGTCTTCACAGTTTTACTTGAAATACG GTCATTGTGCGAAGAAGAGTTTCAGGGATATTCCGAATATGAACGTATAGAAAAGTTTAGCCACCCTAAAGTTCTTCGTCTGTTGGACATACTCcgtataca catgactgtatatcgACCACCAATAACTTCAAAATTGCCTGGAAACAATGATCCAACAGAGCAAACCGATTCCACCGTATTAGTTCATGCTGACGATCTCGCTGATCAAGTTCAAAAATTGTCCACGGAAACATTACCGACCGTAGAGTTACCTGAGAATGGCCCGTCCTTTGTGCGTCGGCCAACAACTCAGTCGGGTCACGTAAGTCGTCGTAGGCGTCCTGATTTCCCTGCTCGTCACCACCGTATTCGAGAAGACGCTTATCAGCTATGTGGAATGATTTTCACTGAAAGGCGCACCACAGCCAAACTACTCTATCATCTTTTAAAG GATGCAAGTCGATGCGACCCTCAGTTAGCGTATCTAAGCCCTCTATATACCGTTGATCGGGTCGAAGGCATGACCGTCAAGGAAATAGAAAGTGAAGATCGAAAGCAAGAAGACGTTATGAAACGTTTTCGCAGTCGCGACTGTAATATTCTCGTAGCCACGAGCGTTCTAGAGGATGGTATTGATATTCCAGCGTGCCATCTGGTTATCCGATACGATTTGCCACAAACTTACCGTGCGTATGTTCATTCAAAGGCTCGAGCGCGCGCAAAAAAATCCCATTATATTCTGATGGTCGAGAAGGAGCGCATGGATGAATTTCTGGTGAATCTCTCTCACTTCCATGCCACTGAACAAATTCTGCTAAGTAAAAGTGGCTATCACAACTCTTTGGCCGAGTTCGTCAATCACAGTGAAGATATGCTCAATAATATTGAGAAACCGTACACACCTGGTGACGCTTCAAAATCATATGCGTCTTTACAAAACGCCATTTCCATCATTAACAG atattGCGCAAAGTTGCCCAGTGATTGTTTCACGCGCCTTATTCCTGTTTGGAAAATACGAACAATAATGCGAGAATACGTTGACCCATCTGTTTGGGACAAATGGTCCGAACTATTTCAGAAAAGCGATGCAGCCGGGAAAATGCGCATGGATGTAGCGTATGTGTGCTCATTACAACTACCAATAAATTCTCCTCTGCGGCAAACTGTGTCAGGTCTTCCGATGCCATCGAAAGTTATAGCCAAACGATCCGCAGCACTAGAAGCGTGTCGGTTATTGCATCAGCTAAAAGAGCTGGACGATAACTTTTATCCCACTGGGAAGGAAAACCTTCGActggaagaggaggaggattACAACGCAGATTTGGAAGACGAAATCGTTCCCGACAATCTGCCACGTCCGGGCACTACGAAACGAAGGCAGTACTATTATAAGCAAGTGGCCGAGCCGTTTATCGATGGTATTGCACGTCCCAACCAACCCTGTTACTTATACGCGATCACCATG GTACTAAGTGAGCCTATACCTGAGGAGCAAAACACGCGTgggagaaaaatttacaaacctGAGACCTCCCTGCAGAGTTTGGGAATTTTGAATAGTAAACCGCTATCGCAAATTTGTCCGTTTCCTATTTTCACTCGGTCAGGCGAGGTGGAAGTGCAAATAGTAAAAATCGCCGATGAAGTCTATGTGACCGAGGAgcaattaaaacaaataacagaTTTTCAACGCTACATCTTCCGAAACGTGCTTTCCTTGGAAAAGGATCCAATGTTGTTAGATGTTTTTCACGCCGACTGTTCCTATCTAATCGTGCCTTTAAAGAGAAATTCGTTAGCGGAAAACGCCCCCTTAAATCTGGATTTTGCATTCATCGATTTAATTTCATCCGTTCGAGACGCGAAACCTCAGCTGGTAGCAGACGAAGAGAGAACCGGTTATGTCTTTGATCCCCGCTTGTTTGCTGATGCGGTCGTAATGAAATGGTACCGTGATCAAGAACATCCACAATGTTTCTACGTTGCTGAGATATTCTATGAACTCAACCCTCAGTCTAAATTTCCTGATAACAACTATCCAACATTCGAAAAATATTACCGCCATAAATATGGGATCCAAATACAGAATCTGAAGCAGCCGCTCTTGGACGTGGATCACACTTCAGCTAGACTAAACTTCTTAACGCCAAG GTATGTGAACCGAAAAGGAGTAATGCTTCCAACTAGTTCGGAGC ACAAAAAGACCCAAAGAGAAAGCCTGCAGCAAAAGCAAATACTGGTGCCTGAATTGTGCAGTATCCATCCTTTTTCGGCCTCTCTGTGGAGACAAGCAGTTTG TTTACCGTGCATTCTTTACCGTTTGAACGGTCTCCTCCTGGCAGAACAACTCCGCTGCAAAGTAGCGATGGAAATCTCTCTGGGAAAGAGTCAGCTTGACCCTG atttccgcTGGCCCGCCTTACGATTCGATTGGAAATGCAAATCCTCAGATCCCATATTACCACCAGTTCAAAAGGCAGTCAGTGCTAAAAATGTTGAAGAAATTAATCAGCCAAAAGATGAAACCGAAGTCAACAACGTACCGAAATCGCCTTCAAAGCCgcagaaaagagaaaataaggAAGCGAAAAAAAGCACAGGAGCTTCTTTATTGGATATCGGAGTATGGAACCCGGATACGATTGATGGCAACAACCAGAATG ATGGCTCATATAATAGTGATCAAAGCATGAACGACAGTGATACGGACGATGGTtcagaggaagaagaaaacgctTGCAAAGTGAAAGAATTTGGACCCAAATTTGTCTGTAGAGGAGACACCGCAGAAGCGATTGAAGAACCCATTAACCTCAAagccaaaaaatttaaaagtccCGAGGAGGAAGAATTAGAAGAAGGTCAGATGGATGACGAAGAGCCTTACGAACAGGTCGAAGATTTGCTCAGCATCAAAAATCGATGGAACGTTGATCTTACGAACAGTGATTTGGAACGCAGATGTGAAGATTTGCTCAAATTACACAAAGCAGTGATTGTTGATGAATC agaagaacctGTATTAGCAGCGGTAGAAATGTCAGTTCCTGGTTTGGATTTCCCCTTCAGTTTTGACGAACAACAGGGTTTAGAAAGCCATCCGGGACCATCGCCGAGCGTGATTCTGCAGGCATTTACAATGTCTAGTGCCAATGATGGCATTAATTTAGAACGACTTGAAACGATTGGCGATTCGTTCTTAAAGTACtctatcacaacttatttgtACTGCAAATATAGCAGTATTCACGAGGGTGAACTCAGCCATCTGCGTTCGCGTCAGGTTTCCAATCTCCATCTTTATCAGTTGGgcaagaaaaaactgtttgGTGGATGCATGGTGGCAACGAAATTCAATCCGCACGAGAATTGGTTGCCACCCGGATATGTAATCCCAGATGCCTTGGAAGAAGCACTAATTTCCTCTGGAATCCCATTGAATTATTGGAATGTCGTGGATCttcag GGAATGGAGTATATGTCAAGCGAACAAGTGAAAGCCTTGGTTCAAGAGAAATCGGAGCAAATCATGTTGCGATTTGGTGGCAAAATTCCGTCAGTCGAGGAGATGGTAGTCGAAGGAAATATCTACCATGCCCAAGACTTACCTCGTTTCGTTCCTTATAACCTGCTAACGCAACATAGCATACCCGATAAAAGTATTGCCGATTGTGTAGAGGCGCTCATTGGAGCCTACCTTAGAGCTTGTGGCCCAAGAGGGGCCCTGCTTTTCATGTCCTGGCTTGGATTGAAGGTGCTTCCTGTCCTTGACGAAGATGCTTATGGCTACTGGACTCCACCTGTCTCACCTTTGGTTGATCAGCCATTACATGTTCATgtgatgcttgatcacatgCTAGCGGGATTTGATtcgtttgaagaaaaaatctgCTACAAGTTTAACGACCGCTCCTACCTGCTGCAGGCCTTCAGTCACGCCTCCTACTATCTCAACAGATTGACCGATTGCTATCAAAGACTCGAATTCCTCGGTGATGCCGTCTTAG ATTACCTTATAACGCGGTATTTGTACGAAAACCTACCGCGTCATCCGCCTGGCGCCCTAACTGATTTGCGCTCGGCATTGGTGAATAACACGACGTTTGCTGTTTTGGCGGAGCGATTTGAATTCCATCGTTATTTCAA
- the LOC116935942 gene encoding repetitive proline-rich cell wall protein 1, whose product MTRIGLDLGTEIHYHRSLQYPLTSILLGTMSIANFVVCFLAVVMTVAGEPTGYRPAMAPNYQAPAYKAPTYKAPAYQPPAYQPPAYQPPAYQPPAYKAPAYQPPAYKAPAYMAPTPSYKAASSY is encoded by the exons ATGACTCGCATTGGCCTTGATCTTGGAACTGAAATCCATTATCACAGGAGTTTGCAGTATCCCTTAACGAGCATACTACTAGGTACG ATGTCCATCGCCaatttcgttgtttgcttCTTGGCTGTTGTCATGACCGTGGCTGGTGAGCCTACCGGATACAGGCCAGCAATGGCTCCTAATTACCAGGCACCTGCTTACAAAGCTCCTACTTACAAGGCTCCTGCTTACCAGCCTCCTGCTTACCAGCCTCCTGCTTACCAGCCTCCTGCTTACCAGCCTCCTGCTTACAAGGCTCCTGCTTACCAGCCTCCTGCTTACAAGGCTCCTGCTTATATGGCCCCTACACCTTCGTATAAGGCAGCTTCATCTTACTAG
- the LOC116935267 gene encoding plasma membrane calcium-transporting ATPase 3, protein MWGRNVYDSIAKFLQFQLTVNIVAVIVAFLGACFIQDSPLKLVQMLWVNLIMDTLASLALAIEMPTTDLLMRKPYGRTKPLVSRTMIKNIIGQGIYQLTVIFTLLFVGEKFLDIDSGQYRTDSEPTQHFTIIFNTFVMMTLFNEINARKIHGQRNVFEGIFTNPIFYCIWIANAGAQVLIVQFGGHAFSTVPLTIAQWAWCIFFGVGTLVWYQVVTTVPTSALNHP, encoded by the exons ATGTGGGGTCGCAACGTTTACGACTCTATCGCCAAGTTCTTGCAGTTTCAGTTGACCGTCAATATTGTAGCCGTCATTGTTGCTTTCCTCGGTGCTTGCTTTATTCAAGATTCTCCGTTGAAACTTGTCCAGATGTTATGGGTCAACCTCATCATGGACACGTTAGCCTCTCTAGCTCTTGCCATTGAAATGCCCACCACCGACCTGCTTATGCGCAAACCTTATGGTCGCACCAAACCGCTCGTCTCTCGTACTATGATAAAAAATATCATTGGACAAGGCATATACCAGTTGACAGTCATTTTCACTCTCTTATTCGTCG gCGAGAAATTTTTGGACATTGATTCGGGTCAATACAGAACCGATTCCGAGCCCACACAGCATTTTACCATCATCTTCAACACTTTTGTGATGATGACATTGTTTAACGAAATCAACGCCAGAAAGATTCACGGCCAGCGTAACGTCTTCGAAGGCATTTTCACAAACcccattttttattgcatCTGGATAGCTAACGCGGGTGCACAG GTGCTTATTGTGCAATTTGGTGGTCATGCGTTTTCAACAGTCCCACTTACGATCGCCCAATGGGCTTGGTGCATCTTTTTCGGCGTAGGAACTCTTGTATGGTACCAAGTGGTGACGACGGTTCCCACCAGTGCATTGAATCACCCTTGA